A genomic segment from Lignipirellula cremea encodes:
- a CDS encoding tetratricopeptide repeat protein, with the protein MQRAIYCLAFLVLAANLQAQENTPATAAVDKVSQQATQLEAELGKYKDTSPEAADVLVKLVDLYHSDGRVFGLIRAGQRFAASHPEDKRHQEVMLKLIDGLEAMSRNRDLTVACRQFLVRYPTSPQRADITRRLAYTLEVMNERTPAAEAYRDLWNLQPNANSRDDGQKAVQLFALSTNKNDMHAAGELAEVMLDKLPAGSFSELVAWNGFLQFRRASEWAEANALGRKMLAKGLPKDKDRLHELHRYMAEHYGSQTQYVNAVESYQKARAMRPNDQNTHYYLIQQMYNAQMTGAQLLPVVNEYLKLYPDRADRFDRIGLLGLSYRRDGDNVRARQTFELALPHNSIVHSIATNYLNSFANEEAENKAAEAGLKKALAANKNDPYYLQYVLGFSLYRDRMKDIPQAKATLRQMFAEPPNASYASTAMQYLFDMAETEAEFNRDLDLVLRSRAANMDYTSLRSYPEAWADAREATIDRKKAAGTELTPADQMLVANIKSLRTKIAAADKDPVAAIWLSLPTKDGWTTDQVVRDQLLDPKYKSQISARQREMLLERQAYYMDRYPPTTERFKACDYYAELTAMLPNNYDYAKRFLTAATNYGDETIRQAACQHMLKQQPPMNDSDAWRRMMSVAALTKDAALAKATFAWLQASQQKYGLDPVAASYIGDVLVQFEMETEAVAYWKSHYTLDPNNSESRDCALRLAARMETDAAKIPLYTPLFAVDSNWHGDYAVVLADLYVKTGNLPAAVKVLEETTKRQAERPFLPWGVNVSTLSTVFNSVKNNMEIADDAKLPLYHAVSAMHYDWPTAVADLTLADLTPVDSVAPMVRLLMYQRPTRVNPPDSTRWDQLMPYAQAAMNRDDHLAAATLVTGMLSNLTSAQAQRLQAGRAMVARSYAKIGSVGLTIDESSPTAPLLRAALYLRLGDERLAFDAYTANKALFETHQDELPVDLIRFVCERLMAAGGNDNHDKVESILRNWIIKHAESAQVDAAAKADIQLLLARNYFKSQRFDLSRSEFTTVMNRYPDTPQAIEAEFGIGETFLAQKVFDQAEQAFQKLAANQGLDISVRAEFLLGVLAFRRGDHEDARDIFRSVLERSPKIELANQTLFSLSEVFGAEERYLDQLNLLRTVGRLGRESKRVHRPGLPLSIVVNDSDLGISRGHSRIEVIVSTEPGGDRERAFLISGGASKGLFRVDLDTQLGSANPGDGVLQLTGRDVVRCDYPDEFKKEFQRVPLSDVEIRIASDALFEIASAKIIDQKLESFAERLEREQREEEEADMRLSQGRPASQIKPGNPIYLRVKDPDRDLGDEPDTIPVKLTANSGDQVQITLTETGPHTGVFEGVVATGELPAGAQASDFSIDRTPLMAIDHDPETYWMSEPDGASPKSISVDLKDLKMVSRVKITSPQADTNTPIRGDLLGSQDGEFWVRLASYPKRDLAAPLVGDYGRMQQRVFPGNYTGLRSWQQVVNMTRDETAVSQVEPKELSWGKETDEENADNPYAVVWHGYLPQHRAGAVRFGVNGALTALVIDGIEELPLGAGNRQADVWLEAGLHHVSIFAATPAASRRVSAEWVKANFQETNIALRPFQELDFDLRGFEIPQPVDPTVVTAPEGTIVLEAADAVLNKVSETFGLKDGKTTKKKGEEPPRLTNWASLEDTVSWEIDFPEPGLYEVVIEQAHVGGGGKYQLLIGDQVIEAVTQNTGKTTTYQPVRIGGIAIDKAGKQTLTLKPTELAGDVVMGLESVSLEPVRQTTLFSERTWDFRIQPIELRYTRFDVQEYVGEAVAVSNLEVGQAPDVVHVPTDADVLALANNEILEMAGGDVVKASYADEFTQNLNSGSRLLTDELTATYFDATVDAIAYDLVRAPNGAVQTLPKRLMRVEPGDRIIVQIQDYDRDQSAARDTVQFEVVVNDGEPIVMTATETEQYSGIFTKEVDTAAAAAEGKLQVKPGDRVYCRYTDSQNTFPGHAVPREAAVLVNEPSAGLVRVLESRLIPNRNRDLPPTAAYSVPEMESKTAGVALEAPLTIEVIDPDAAKDSRSSVIVTLTTTDGATIDVECKVSGAFNSSGVSSTGRNNQADDMALSQGRFVGQVILQLGGKSTPSMVPLTADMPRYLVGGPVREEGAAIDDLVTTVLNVGGQDVITAVYNDERRPEGKAVKLESQARLIVNGQLARTDRDYNDTEEGLHVGEKLFLRVVDADRDTSDERDIVEVQVASTAGEKETVQLVESLAHSGVFTASFELKANAEPVAGNLDPADPVIETYFGETLQISYVDPTASTDTGELEVTIEAPVVIGTNGLVAAFTKVFNNEDLAIETKFHVAESYFELFKSHRQLDRSEELQADLEAGRRVLREVMEDYPDPKYAPRVAYLLGQFAQELEQWDEAIRSYDLIIRQYPDHTLAADAHYKMSQCYEESGDFDKALEGYVVLAATYPNSPLIASVMIRISDYFYKNETYDVAAQVGIKFLEKFQGHQHASRMAFRIGQCYYKAKEYKKGGESFDAFVKMFPDDSLASDALFWAGESYRQANDNSFAFRRYNRCRWDFPASEAAKYARGRLALPEMINQFEQEAANLEE; encoded by the coding sequence GCCGCGACGACGGACAAAAGGCCGTCCAGCTGTTCGCCCTGTCGACCAACAAAAACGACATGCACGCTGCCGGCGAACTGGCCGAAGTCATGCTCGACAAGCTGCCGGCCGGATCCTTTAGCGAACTGGTCGCCTGGAACGGCTTTCTGCAGTTCCGCCGGGCCAGCGAATGGGCCGAAGCGAACGCCCTGGGACGGAAAATGCTGGCCAAAGGCCTGCCCAAAGACAAAGATCGTCTGCACGAACTGCATCGCTACATGGCCGAGCATTACGGCTCGCAAACGCAGTACGTCAATGCGGTGGAAAGCTATCAAAAAGCCCGCGCCATGCGGCCCAACGACCAGAACACGCACTACTACCTGATCCAGCAGATGTACAACGCCCAGATGACGGGCGCCCAGTTGTTGCCGGTAGTGAACGAATACCTGAAGCTGTATCCGGACCGCGCGGATCGGTTTGACCGCATCGGGCTGCTCGGCCTCAGCTATCGCCGCGACGGCGACAATGTGCGGGCCCGCCAGACGTTTGAGCTCGCCCTGCCGCACAACTCGATCGTGCATAGCATCGCGACGAACTATCTGAACAGCTTCGCCAACGAAGAAGCCGAAAACAAAGCAGCCGAAGCCGGCCTGAAAAAAGCGCTGGCCGCCAACAAAAATGACCCGTACTACCTGCAGTATGTGCTGGGCTTTTCGCTGTATCGCGATCGGATGAAGGACATCCCCCAGGCCAAGGCGACCCTCCGCCAGATGTTCGCCGAACCGCCGAACGCCAGCTACGCCTCCACGGCCATGCAGTACCTGTTCGACATGGCCGAAACCGAAGCGGAATTCAACCGTGACCTGGACCTGGTGCTTCGCTCCCGCGCGGCCAACATGGATTACACCAGCCTCCGCAGCTACCCCGAAGCCTGGGCCGACGCTCGTGAAGCGACGATCGACCGAAAGAAAGCCGCCGGCACGGAACTGACTCCCGCCGATCAGATGCTGGTCGCGAACATTAAATCGCTGCGGACCAAAATCGCCGCCGCCGACAAAGATCCGGTCGCCGCGATCTGGCTGTCGCTGCCGACCAAAGACGGCTGGACAACCGATCAGGTGGTTCGCGATCAACTGCTGGACCCGAAGTACAAATCGCAGATTTCAGCCCGTCAGCGGGAAATGCTGCTCGAGCGTCAAGCCTATTACATGGATCGCTACCCGCCGACCACGGAGCGTTTCAAGGCGTGCGATTACTACGCCGAACTCACGGCGATGCTGCCGAACAACTACGACTACGCCAAGCGCTTCCTGACCGCCGCCACCAACTACGGGGACGAAACGATCAGGCAGGCGGCCTGCCAGCACATGTTGAAACAGCAACCGCCCATGAACGACTCCGACGCCTGGCGTCGCATGATGTCGGTCGCCGCCCTGACCAAAGACGCCGCCCTGGCCAAGGCGACTTTCGCCTGGCTGCAGGCCTCGCAGCAAAAGTACGGCCTGGATCCGGTCGCCGCTTCGTACATTGGCGACGTGCTGGTGCAGTTCGAAATGGAAACCGAAGCGGTCGCTTACTGGAAGTCGCACTACACGCTGGACCCCAACAACAGCGAATCTCGGGATTGCGCCCTGCGTCTGGCGGCCCGTATGGAAACCGACGCGGCGAAGATTCCGCTGTACACCCCGCTCTTCGCGGTCGATAGCAACTGGCATGGCGACTACGCCGTAGTGCTGGCTGACCTGTATGTGAAAACGGGGAATCTCCCGGCGGCCGTCAAGGTGCTGGAAGAAACGACCAAACGCCAGGCGGAACGTCCTTTCCTGCCCTGGGGAGTGAACGTTTCGACGCTTAGCACCGTGTTTAACTCGGTGAAGAACAACATGGAGATCGCCGACGACGCGAAACTCCCGCTGTACCATGCCGTCTCCGCGATGCACTACGACTGGCCCACAGCCGTCGCCGATCTGACGCTGGCCGACCTCACGCCGGTGGACTCGGTCGCGCCGATGGTCCGCCTGCTGATGTACCAGCGGCCGACCCGCGTCAATCCGCCTGATTCCACCCGCTGGGATCAGTTGATGCCTTACGCCCAGGCAGCCATGAACCGCGACGATCACCTGGCGGCGGCGACGCTGGTCACCGGGATGTTGTCGAACCTCACCTCAGCGCAGGCCCAGCGACTGCAGGCGGGCCGAGCCATGGTGGCGCGTTCCTACGCCAAGATCGGTTCCGTCGGTCTCACGATCGACGAATCAAGCCCGACCGCTCCGCTGTTGCGGGCGGCCCTGTACCTGCGACTGGGTGATGAGCGCTTGGCCTTTGACGCTTACACGGCCAACAAGGCCCTGTTTGAAACCCACCAGGATGAACTGCCTGTCGATCTGATTCGTTTTGTCTGCGAGCGGCTGATGGCGGCTGGCGGCAACGACAACCACGACAAGGTCGAAAGCATCCTGCGTAACTGGATCATCAAGCATGCGGAATCGGCGCAAGTCGACGCGGCCGCCAAAGCCGATATCCAGCTGCTGCTGGCCCGCAACTATTTCAAATCGCAACGCTTCGACCTGTCGCGGAGCGAGTTCACCACTGTCATGAACCGTTACCCCGATACGCCCCAGGCGATCGAGGCCGAGTTTGGCATTGGCGAAACGTTCCTGGCCCAGAAAGTGTTTGACCAGGCCGAGCAGGCTTTCCAGAAACTGGCCGCGAACCAGGGCCTGGATATTTCTGTACGGGCCGAGTTCCTGCTGGGCGTGCTGGCTTTCCGCCGGGGCGACCACGAAGACGCCCGCGACATTTTCCGTAGCGTTCTCGAACGTTCGCCGAAAATTGAACTGGCCAACCAGACGCTGTTCAGCCTGTCCGAAGTGTTCGGCGCCGAAGAACGTTACCTGGACCAGTTGAACCTGCTCCGCACCGTCGGTCGACTGGGCCGTGAAAGCAAACGCGTGCATCGCCCCGGCCTGCCGCTGTCGATCGTGGTCAACGATAGCGACCTCGGCATCAGCCGCGGCCACAGCCGGATCGAAGTCATCGTCTCCACCGAACCGGGCGGCGATCGCGAGCGAGCCTTCCTCATCAGCGGCGGCGCCAGCAAAGGTCTGTTCCGCGTCGATCTGGATACGCAGCTCGGCTCGGCCAACCCGGGCGACGGCGTGCTGCAGCTGACCGGCCGCGATGTGGTCCGCTGCGACTATCCCGATGAGTTCAAAAAAGAATTCCAGCGCGTGCCGCTGTCCGATGTGGAAATCCGCATCGCCTCTGACGCCCTGTTTGAAATCGCCAGCGCCAAGATCATTGATCAAAAGCTGGAATCGTTCGCCGAACGCCTCGAACGCGAACAGCGCGAAGAAGAAGAAGCCGACATGCGACTCTCGCAAGGCCGGCCCGCCAGCCAGATCAAACCGGGTAACCCGATCTATCTCCGCGTGAAAGATCCCGATCGCGATCTGGGCGACGAGCCCGACACCATCCCGGTCAAACTGACCGCCAATAGCGGCGACCAGGTACAGATCACCCTGACCGAAACAGGTCCGCATACGGGCGTCTTTGAAGGCGTGGTCGCCACCGGAGAACTTCCGGCCGGCGCCCAGGCATCGGACTTCTCGATTGATCGCACCCCTTTGATGGCGATCGACCATGATCCGGAAACCTACTGGATGAGCGAGCCCGACGGCGCCTCGCCCAAGTCGATCTCGGTCGACTTGAAAGATCTGAAAATGGTCTCCCGCGTGAAGATTACCTCGCCCCAGGCCGACACCAACACGCCGATCCGCGGCGACCTGCTGGGCAGCCAGGACGGAGAGTTCTGGGTCCGCCTGGCCAGTTATCCCAAACGCGATCTGGCCGCCCCGCTCGTCGGCGACTACGGTCGCATGCAGCAACGCGTGTTTCCGGGGAATTACACCGGCCTTCGCAGCTGGCAGCAGGTGGTCAACATGACCCGCGACGAAACGGCTGTCTCGCAAGTGGAGCCGAAAGAGCTGTCATGGGGCAAGGAGACCGACGAAGAAAACGCCGACAATCCCTATGCGGTTGTCTGGCATGGTTACCTGCCCCAGCATCGGGCCGGAGCCGTGCGGTTCGGCGTGAACGGCGCCCTGACCGCTTTGGTGATCGACGGCATTGAAGAGCTGCCGCTGGGCGCCGGCAATCGCCAGGCCGACGTCTGGCTGGAAGCGGGCCTGCACCACGTCTCCATTTTTGCCGCCACGCCGGCGGCCTCTCGACGCGTTTCCGCGGAGTGGGTCAAAGCCAACTTCCAGGAAACCAATATCGCCCTGCGTCCGTTCCAGGAACTGGACTTCGACCTGCGTGGATTTGAAATTCCGCAGCCGGTCGATCCGACTGTGGTCACAGCGCCCGAAGGCACGATTGTGCTGGAAGCCGCCGACGCCGTACTGAACAAAGTCAGCGAAACGTTTGGCTTGAAAGACGGTAAAACGACCAAGAAGAAAGGGGAGGAACCGCCTCGCCTGACCAACTGGGCCAGCCTGGAAGACACCGTCTCGTGGGAGATCGATTTCCCCGAACCGGGTCTGTACGAAGTGGTTATCGAACAAGCCCATGTCGGCGGCGGCGGCAAATACCAGCTGCTGATCGGCGACCAGGTGATCGAGGCCGTCACTCAGAACACGGGCAAAACCACCACCTACCAACCGGTCCGCATCGGCGGTATCGCCATCGACAAAGCCGGCAAGCAGACCCTCACGCTGAAACCGACCGAACTGGCGGGCGACGTGGTGATGGGGCTGGAAAGCGTCTCGCTGGAGCCGGTTCGCCAGACGACCCTGTTCAGCGAACGCACCTGGGACTTCCGCATCCAGCCGATTGAACTGCGATACACGCGGTTTGATGTGCAGGAATACGTAGGCGAAGCGGTCGCCGTCAGCAATCTTGAAGTGGGCCAGGCTCCCGATGTGGTGCATGTGCCGACAGACGCCGACGTGCTGGCCCTGGCCAACAACGAAATTCTGGAAATGGCCGGCGGCGATGTGGTCAAAGCCTCGTACGCCGACGAGTTCACCCAGAACCTTAACAGCGGCAGTCGCCTTTTGACCGACGAACTGACGGCAACCTACTTCGACGCCACCGTCGATGCGATTGCTTACGACCTGGTGCGGGCTCCCAACGGAGCCGTGCAGACCCTGCCCAAACGCCTGATGCGTGTGGAGCCGGGCGACCGCATCATTGTGCAGATCCAGGATTACGATCGCGACCAGTCGGCCGCCCGGGATACGGTGCAGTTTGAAGTCGTGGTCAACGACGGCGAACCGATCGTTATGACCGCAACGGAAACCGAGCAGTACTCTGGCATCTTCACCAAAGAAGTCGACACCGCGGCCGCAGCGGCCGAAGGGAAACTGCAGGTGAAGCCCGGCGACCGCGTGTACTGCCGGTACACCGACAGCCAGAACACCTTCCCGGGACACGCCGTCCCGCGGGAAGCGGCCGTGCTGGTGAATGAACCTTCGGCCGGCCTGGTGCGTGTGCTGGAAAGCCGCCTGATCCCGAATCGCAATCGCGATCTGCCGCCGACGGCCGCCTATTCGGTTCCGGAAATGGAATCCAAAACGGCTGGCGTCGCCCTGGAGGCGCCGTTGACGATCGAAGTGATCGACCCCGACGCCGCAAAGGACAGCCGCAGCAGCGTGATTGTGACGCTCACCACCACCGACGGCGCCACGATCGACGTCGAATGTAAAGTGTCGGGCGCCTTTAACTCGTCGGGCGTCAGCTCGACCGGCCGGAATAACCAGGCCGACGACATGGCTCTCAGCCAGGGCCGCTTTGTCGGGCAGGTCATCCTGCAGCTGGGCGGCAAGTCCACGCCGTCGATGGTTCCGCTGACAGCCGACATGCCGCGTTACCTGGTGGGCGGTCCGGTGCGAGAAGAAGGGGCCGCGATCGACGATCTGGTAACCACCGTGCTCAACGTGGGCGGCCAGGACGTCATCACCGCGGTCTACAACGACGAACGCCGTCCCGAAGGGAAGGCCGTCAAACTGGAATCGCAAGCGAGACTAATTGTGAACGGCCAGCTGGCCCGCACTGATCGCGATTACAACGATACCGAAGAAGGCCTGCATGTCGGCGAAAAGCTCTTCCTGCGGGTTGTCGACGCCGACCGCGACACGTCCGATGAACGCGACATTGTCGAGGTCCAGGTGGCCAGCACCGCCGGCGAAAAAGAAACCGTGCAGCTGGTCGAATCGCTGGCCCACAGCGGCGTCTTTACCGCGTCGTTTGAACTCAAAGCCAACGCGGAGCCGGTCGCCGGCAACCTGGATCCGGCCGACCCCGTGATTGAAACCTACTTCGGCGAAACGCTGCAGATCAGCTACGTCGATCCGACCGCGAGCACCGACACGGGCGAGCTCGAAGTCACCATCGAGGCGCCGGTTGTGATCGGCACCAACGGTCTGGTGGCGGCCTTTACCAAGGTCTTCAACAACGAAGACCTGGCGATTGAAACCAAGTTCCATGTGGCCGAAAGCTACTTTGAACTGTTCAAAAGCCATCGCCAGCTGGACCGCAGCGAAGAGCTCCAGGCCGACCTGGAAGCGGGTCGCCGCGTGCTTCGCGAAGTGATGGAAGATTACCCCGATCCCAAGTACGCCCCGCGCGTCGCCTACCTGCTGGGCCAGTTCGCCCAGGAGCTGGAACAGTGGGACGAAGCGATCCGCTCGTACGACCTGATCATTCGCCAGTACCCGGATCACACCCTGGCGGCCGACGCCCACTACAAAATGTCGCAGTGCTACGAGGAGTCAGGCGACTTCGACAAAGCACTCGAAGGCTACGTGGTGCTGGCGGCGACCTATCCGAACAGCCCGCTCATCGCCAGCGTGATGATTCGCATTTCGGATTACTTCTACAAGAATGAAACCTACGATGTGGCGGCCCAGGTCGGCATCAAGTTCCTGGAGAAGTTCCAGGGCCATCAGCATGCCTCGCGCATGGCTTTCCGCATCGGCCAGTGCTACTACAAAGCGAAAGAGTACAAAAAAGGCGGCGAATCGTTTGACGCCTTTGTGAAGATGTTCCCTGACGATTCGCTGGCTTCGGACGCACTGTTCTGGGCCGGGGAAAGCTATCGCCAGGCCAACGACAACTCGTTTGCTTTCCGCCGCTACAATCGCTGCCGCTGGGACTTCCCGGCGAGCGAAGCGGCCAAGTACGCCCGCGGCCGTTTGGCCTTACCGGAAATGATCAACCAGTTCGAGCAGGAAGCCGCCAACCTGGAGGAATAG
- a CDS encoding ExbD/TolR family protein gives MRRDRSTKLLVEPPASATGDIAFNLIVFFLVCASVQPDSGRPQTIPRSEKTEVEKQEENVEVSLTRTSASINGTVVREEVFVQRLKNLLVGKPRPEDKIVVLKTKPDVEYQHWINVTSKIEEAGGILTIQREEERTVQVP, from the coding sequence ATGAGACGCGACCGTTCCACCAAACTGCTGGTCGAACCGCCCGCCAGTGCGACGGGCGATATTGCCTTTAACCTGATCGTGTTCTTTCTGGTCTGCGCCTCGGTGCAGCCGGACAGCGGGCGTCCACAAACGATTCCCCGTAGCGAAAAGACGGAAGTCGAAAAGCAGGAAGAGAACGTCGAAGTTTCGCTCACCCGGACTTCGGCCTCAATCAACGGCACGGTCGTTCGGGAAGAAGTGTTCGTGCAGCGGTTAAAGAACCTGCTGGTCGGCAAGCCGCGACCGGAAGACAAAATTGTGGTGCTCAAAACCAAGCCCGATGTTGAATATCAGCATTGGATCAACGTCACCTCCAAAATTGAAGAAGCCGGCGGGATACTCACCATCCAGCGCGAAGAAGAGCGCACGGTGCAAGTGCCCTGA
- a CDS encoding ExbD/TolR family protein, producing MKIQRRTSRAEVPSMAMGDIAFNLLIFFVILAKANDDSHVQWQPANVQKVERSQSTQASVVVDNEGKVFLNGQQTGIGQLAAGVGNILGTAQAGERTVLLKVDKNAKALIFEEVIEALSESGGEIFHVVEQKSP from the coding sequence ATGAAGATTCAGCGACGAACATCACGAGCCGAAGTCCCCAGCATGGCGATGGGGGATATCGCCTTTAACCTGTTGATCTTTTTCGTCATTCTGGCCAAAGCGAACGACGACAGCCATGTCCAATGGCAGCCGGCCAACGTGCAGAAGGTCGAACGCTCGCAGTCCACGCAAGCCAGCGTGGTGGTCGATAACGAGGGGAAGGTCTTCCTCAACGGCCAGCAGACCGGCATCGGCCAGTTAGCGGCCGGCGTGGGGAACATTCTCGGTACGGCCCAGGCCGGCGAGAGAACGGTGCTGCTGAAAGTCGACAAAAACGCCAAAGCCCTGATCTTTGAAGAAGTGATCGAGGCGCTCAGCGAATCCGGCGGCGAGATCTTCCATGTCGTTGAACAAAAGAGTCCTTGA
- a CDS encoding MotA/TolQ/ExbB proton channel family protein yields MRYTLFILILLLSCPLAFAQPAATGDKAAQPAAADSEEAPADADASADGEAPAEGEQPADGEASEEGEEGEAPAEQSSAFWSTLDDIASSGPLGMIRDGGIFMYPILFLGILAAGVIIERYRSLKMLGTDSLALRTQVRDLLQEDRVEEALAACDAGDGPAAAVLSCGLRKYLVLQRLNYDMAKVDEQVVKSMEDYSVHIVAALERHLPVLATISSVAPMLGFLGTVAGMITSFDDIKNMFSSGGGSNIVEAAAGGISVALLTTCFGLIVGIPAFMAYNYFTGVINRFVLEVEESSTELIENVTLQLAIRGQEQAEGENHAADAETLQAANPS; encoded by the coding sequence ATGCGTTATACGCTGTTTATATTGATCCTGTTACTGAGCTGTCCTCTGGCCTTTGCCCAGCCGGCGGCGACCGGCGACAAAGCCGCGCAGCCGGCAGCCGCCGACAGTGAGGAAGCGCCAGCCGACGCCGACGCTTCGGCTGATGGCGAAGCGCCTGCCGAGGGCGAACAGCCCGCCGATGGCGAAGCCAGTGAAGAGGGCGAAGAAGGCGAGGCGCCGGCCGAACAGTCCAGCGCCTTCTGGAGCACGCTCGACGATATCGCCAGCTCCGGCCCGCTCGGTATGATCCGCGACGGCGGGATCTTCATGTACCCGATTCTGTTCCTCGGCATCCTGGCCGCTGGCGTGATTATTGAACGCTATCGCAGCCTGAAAATGCTGGGGACCGACTCGCTCGCCCTGCGAACCCAGGTCCGCGACCTGCTGCAGGAAGACCGCGTCGAAGAAGCCCTCGCTGCCTGCGATGCGGGCGACGGCCCGGCCGCCGCCGTGCTTTCCTGCGGCTTGCGGAAGTATCTGGTGCTGCAGCGACTGAATTACGACATGGCCAAAGTTGATGAACAGGTCGTCAAGTCGATGGAAGATTACAGCGTGCATATTGTCGCCGCGCTGGAACGCCATCTGCCGGTTCTGGCCACCATTTCCAGCGTGGCCCCTATGCTGGGCTTCCTCGGTACGGTCGCCGGTATGATCACCTCGTTCGACGACATTAAAAACATGTTCAGCTCGGGCGGCGGCTCTAACATTGTTGAAGCGGCCGCCGGCGGTATCAGCGTCGCGCTGCTTACCACCTGCTTTGGTCTGATCGTCGGTATCCCGGCCTTCATGGCGTACAACTACTTTACCGGCGTGATCAACCGCTTTGTGCTGGAAGTCGAAGAGTCCTCGACCGAACTGATCGAGAACGTCACCCTGCAGCTGGCGATCCGCGGCCAGGAGCAGGCCGAAGGCGAAAACCATGCGGCCGATGCGGAAACCCTGCAGGCGGCGAACCCGTCATGA